In Brevundimonas subvibrioides, a genomic segment contains:
- a CDS encoding SH3 domain-containing protein — translation MSKIMKTTLATAAALAALVTAAPMAASAQQSNGVTSCDAPGGRQTAGALIGGAIGALAGSRISRNERGLGALAGAGAGAAAGSYIGCNQQRARANGEASSSGAQYRASSNLRIRSGPGTNYRQAGTLSAGQPFTAIGSQGEWVQIAGGGWVNANYVSPY, via the coding sequence ATGTCGAAGATCATGAAGACGACCCTGGCCACCGCGGCCGCCCTGGCGGCCCTGGTCACCGCCGCGCCGATGGCGGCCTCAGCCCAGCAATCCAACGGCGTCACCAGCTGTGATGCTCCCGGCGGCCGTCAGACCGCCGGGGCCCTGATCGGGGGTGCTATCGGCGCTCTGGCCGGCAGCCGGATTTCCAGAAACGAGCGCGGCCTCGGCGCCCTGGCCGGTGCCGGTGCCGGCGCTGCCGCCGGGTCCTACATCGGCTGCAACCAGCAGCGTGCGCGCGCCAATGGCGAGGCCAGTTCGTCGGGAGCCCAGTACCGCGCCTCGTCCAATCTGCGCATCCGCTCGGGTCCGGGCACCAATTACCGCCAGGCCGGCACCCTGTCGGCCGGCCAGCCCTTCACCGCCATCGGTTCGCAGGGTGAATGGGTCCAGATCGCCGGTGGCGGCTGGGTCAATGCCAACTATGTCTCGCCCTACTGA
- a CDS encoding lysine--tRNA ligase, with the protein MLQNLETLAREAKSWPFEQARALLDHVLKKRLSDAERDAAKLLIDAGKADEALATFEALQRPVVLETGYGPSGLPHMGTFGEVARTTMVRNAFRALTGDHWPTRLIAFSDDMDGLRKVPEGVPNPEMLAEDLHLSLTRVRDPFGTHDSFGAHNNARLRAFLDGFGFDYEFMSSTETYRSGRFDAVLLRLLERFDAVQAIMLPTLGPERRETYSPFLPVSPITGHVLQVPTLERNVEKGTIVFDDPAGGRTELPVTGGHVKLQWKPDWAMRWTALDVDYEMSGKDLIESVRESSKLCRALGGVPPEGFNYELFLDVEGKKISKSKGNGLTMEQWLRYGTPESLSWYMFQSPKSAKSLHFNVIPRAIDDWLGAIDAYRTQEPARRIDNAVWSIHAGHPPEVASPVSFALLLNLVGVANASNKAQLWAYFARYLPDATPENEPVLDGLMDRALNYYEDFVKPTKSYRLPDDREKAALLDLAARLGALPAGTTDGELIQGEVYAVGKEHGFEPLRGWFAALYEVLLGASQGPRFGSFAAIYGLPQTIQLIEAGAEGRLAA; encoded by the coding sequence ATGCTGCAGAACCTCGAAACCCTGGCCCGCGAAGCCAAGTCCTGGCCGTTCGAACAGGCCCGCGCCCTGCTGGACCATGTGCTGAAGAAGCGGCTGTCGGACGCGGAGCGCGATGCGGCGAAGCTGCTGATCGACGCCGGCAAGGCGGACGAGGCGCTGGCGACCTTCGAGGCGCTGCAGCGACCCGTGGTGCTGGAAACCGGATACGGCCCGTCCGGCCTGCCGCATATGGGCACGTTCGGCGAGGTGGCGCGCACGACCATGGTGCGCAATGCCTTTCGCGCCCTGACCGGGGATCACTGGCCCACGCGGCTGATCGCCTTTTCGGACGATATGGACGGGTTGCGCAAGGTGCCCGAGGGCGTGCCCAACCCGGAGATGCTGGCCGAGGACCTGCATCTGTCGCTGACGCGGGTGCGCGATCCGTTCGGGACGCACGACAGCTTCGGCGCGCACAACAATGCGCGTCTGAGGGCCTTCCTCGACGGGTTTGGCTTCGACTACGAGTTCATGTCCTCGACCGAGACCTATCGGTCCGGCCGGTTCGACGCGGTCCTGCTGCGGCTGCTGGAGCGGTTCGACGCGGTCCAGGCGATCATGCTGCCGACCCTGGGCCCGGAGCGGCGCGAGACCTATTCGCCCTTCCTGCCGGTCAGCCCGATCACCGGCCATGTGCTCCAGGTGCCGACGCTGGAGCGGAATGTGGAGAAGGGCACGATCGTGTTCGACGACCCGGCCGGGGGGCGCACCGAACTGCCGGTCACGGGCGGGCATGTGAAGCTGCAGTGGAAGCCGGACTGGGCGATGCGCTGGACGGCGCTGGACGTCGACTACGAGATGAGCGGCAAGGACCTGATCGAGAGCGTGCGCGAGTCGTCGAAGCTGTGCCGCGCCCTGGGCGGTGTGCCGCCGGAGGGGTTCAACTACGAGCTCTTCCTCGACGTCGAGGGCAAGAAGATCTCCAAGTCCAAGGGCAACGGCCTGACGATGGAGCAGTGGCTGCGCTACGGCACGCCCGAATCCTTGAGCTGGTACATGTTCCAGTCGCCCAAGTCGGCCAAGTCCCTGCACTTCAACGTCATTCCGCGCGCGATCGACGACTGGCTGGGGGCCATCGACGCCTATCGGACGCAGGAACCCGCCAGGCGGATCGACAACGCCGTCTGGTCGATCCACGCGGGCCATCCGCCCGAGGTCGCCTCGCCGGTGTCCTTCGCCCTGCTGCTGAACCTGGTCGGCGTGGCCAATGCGTCGAACAAGGCGCAGCTGTGGGCCTATTTCGCCCGGTACCTGCCGGACGCGACGCCAGAGAACGAGCCGGTGCTGGACGGGCTGATGGACCGGGCGCTGAACTACTACGAGGACTTCGTGAAGCCGACGAAGTCCTACCGTCTGCCGGACGACCGGGAAAAGGCGGCCCTGCTCGACCTGGCGGCGCGGCTGGGGGCGCTCCCGGCCGGGACGACGGATGGCGAACTGATCCAGGGCGAGGTCTATGCCGTGGGCAAGGAACACGGGTTCGAGCCTCTGAGAGGCTGGTTCGCGGCGCTGTACGAGGTGTTGCTGGGGGCGTCGCAGGGGCCACGCTTCGGGTCGTTCGCGGCCATCTATGGCCTGCCCCAGACCATCCAGCTGATCGAGGCGGGCGCAGAGGGAAGACTCGCGGCCTAG
- the queA gene encoding tRNA preQ1(34) S-adenosylmethionine ribosyltransferase-isomerase QueA, which translates to MKTADFDFDLPEDRIALRPAEPRDAARLLVVRDGALADHIIRDLPDFLRPGDALVFNDTRVIPARLSGVRERPNPVVGGPEGETLIVTVEATLHHRDAPDTWSAFMKPGKRIRPDDRIVFDSLKATVVAKSEDGLITLRFDLTGPALDEAIRTVGVMPLPPYIAAKRPEDDRDRSDYQTVFATHDGSVAAPTAGLHFTPHLLEAIRAKGVSTHAVTLHVGAGTFLPVKADDTADHRMHSEWGTVAPETAAALNAVHANGGRIVCVGTTSLRLLESATTPDGVIQPFHGDTAIFITPGYAFRAVDVLMTNFHLPKSTLFMLVSAFAGLDTMKAAYAHAVSDGYRFYSYGDGSLLFRR; encoded by the coding sequence ATGAAGACCGCCGATTTCGACTTCGACCTGCCCGAGGACCGGATCGCCCTGCGCCCGGCCGAGCCGCGCGATGCCGCCCGCCTGCTGGTGGTCCGGGACGGTGCCCTGGCCGACCACATCATTCGCGACCTGCCGGATTTTCTGCGCCCCGGCGACGCCCTGGTCTTCAACGACACCCGCGTCATCCCCGCCCGGCTGTCCGGGGTTCGCGAACGCCCCAATCCCGTCGTCGGAGGGCCGGAGGGCGAGACCCTGATCGTCACCGTCGAAGCCACCCTGCACCACCGCGATGCGCCCGACACCTGGTCCGCCTTCATGAAACCCGGCAAGCGAATCAGGCCGGACGACCGCATCGTCTTCGACAGCCTGAAGGCCACCGTCGTGGCCAAGTCCGAAGACGGCCTGATCACCCTGCGTTTCGACCTTACCGGCCCGGCGCTGGACGAGGCCATCCGTACGGTCGGCGTCATGCCCCTGCCGCCCTATATCGCCGCCAAACGACCCGAGGACGACCGCGACCGGTCGGATTACCAGACCGTCTTCGCCACCCACGACGGCTCCGTCGCCGCCCCCACCGCCGGCCTGCATTTCACCCCGCACCTGCTGGAGGCGATCCGGGCGAAGGGCGTCAGCACCCATGCCGTCACCCTGCACGTCGGGGCCGGGACCTTCCTGCCGGTGAAGGCCGACGACACCGCCGATCACAGGATGCATTCCGAGTGGGGCACGGTTGCGCCCGAGACCGCCGCCGCCCTGAATGCGGTCCATGCGAACGGCGGCCGCATCGTCTGCGTCGGCACGACGTCGTTGCGCCTGCTGGAATCCGCAACGACGCCGGACGGGGTCATCCAGCCCTTCCACGGCGACACGGCCATCTTCATCACACCGGGCTACGCCTTCCGGGCCGTCGACGTGTTGATGACCAATTTCCATCTGCCGAAATCGACCCTGTTCATGCTGGTCAGCGCCTTCGCAGGGCTCGACACGATGAAGGCCGCCTATGCCCACGCGGTCTCGGACGGATACCGGTTCTATTCCTACGGCGATGGATCCCTGCTGTTCCGTCGCTGA
- the radA gene encoding DNA repair protein RadA, whose protein sequence is MARDGAIYVCQSCGAVHGKWAGQCNACGNWNTIVEEGRSAPPGALKPAATARARGLQFESLLSETAEPPRIITGVTEFDRVCGGGVVPGSAILLSGDPGVGKSTLLLDVAGRAALAGARVAYISGEEAIEQIRARARRMGLAEAPVALASATALRDILGTLKRETFDIVIVDSIQTLWSDAHEAGPGSVTQVRACAGELVRLAKAGGPAVVLVGHVTKDGQVAGPRVVEHMVDAVLSFEGERGYPFRILRAGKNRFGATDEIGVFEMGDAGLREVANPSALFLGEGKDRAPGAAVFAGIEGSRPVLVEIQALVSKSAYGTPRRSVIGWETGRLAMILAVLEARCGVGFGDQDVYLNVAGGLRINEPAADLAAAAALISSVTDMPLPQGCIVFGEISLSGEVRAVGRAEARLREAQKLGFDQALSPPLTVKGGGVQITGVSRLTEAVERISQNRY, encoded by the coding sequence ATGGCCAGAGACGGTGCGATCTATGTCTGTCAGTCCTGCGGGGCGGTCCACGGCAAGTGGGCGGGGCAGTGCAATGCCTGCGGCAACTGGAACACCATCGTCGAGGAGGGCCGCTCGGCTCCGCCCGGCGCGCTTAAGCCAGCCGCCACCGCCAGGGCCCGTGGCCTGCAGTTCGAATCGCTGCTGTCCGAGACCGCAGAGCCGCCGCGCATCATCACCGGGGTGACGGAGTTCGACCGGGTCTGCGGCGGGGGCGTCGTGCCCGGCTCGGCCATCCTGCTCTCGGGCGATCCCGGCGTCGGCAAGTCGACCCTGCTGCTGGACGTGGCCGGTCGCGCTGCCCTGGCCGGGGCGCGCGTGGCCTATATCTCGGGCGAGGAGGCGATCGAGCAGATCCGCGCCCGCGCCCGTCGTATGGGTCTGGCCGAGGCCCCCGTCGCCCTGGCCTCCGCCACGGCGCTGCGGGACATTCTGGGCACGCTGAAGCGCGAGACGTTCGACATCGTCATCGTCGATTCGATCCAGACCCTGTGGTCCGACGCGCACGAGGCCGGACCCGGGTCGGTCACCCAGGTTCGCGCCTGTGCCGGCGAACTGGTTCGCCTGGCCAAGGCGGGCGGCCCGGCGGTGGTTCTGGTCGGCCACGTCACCAAGGACGGCCAGGTCGCCGGTCCGCGTGTCGTGGAGCATATGGTCGATGCGGTCCTGAGCTTCGAGGGCGAGCGGGGCTATCCGTTCCGCATCCTGCGCGCCGGAAAGAATCGCTTTGGCGCGACCGACGAAATCGGCGTGTTCGAGATGGGCGACGCCGGTCTGCGCGAGGTCGCCAATCCGTCCGCCCTGTTCCTCGGTGAGGGCAAGGACCGCGCCCCCGGGGCTGCCGTCTTCGCCGGGATCGAAGGCAGCCGTCCCGTGCTGGTCGAGATCCAGGCCCTGGTGTCGAAATCCGCCTATGGCACGCCACGTCGTTCCGTGATCGGCTGGGAGACGGGTCGCCTCGCCATGATCCTGGCGGTGCTGGAGGCCCGCTGCGGCGTCGGCTTCGGCGATCAGGACGTCTATCTGAACGTCGCGGGCGGCTTGCGCATCAATGAGCCCGCCGCCGACCTTGCCGCCGCCGCCGCCCTGATCTCCTCGGTCACCGACATGCCCCTGCCCCAGGGCTGCATCGTCTTCGGCGAGATCAGCCTGTCGGGCGAGGTCCGGGCCGTCGGCCGGGCCGAGGCGCGTCTGCGCGAGGCGCAGAAGCTGGGCTTCGACCAGGCCCTGTCCCCGCCCCTGACGGTCAAGGGCGGGGGCGTCCAGATCACCGGTGTCAGCCGATTGACCGAAGCGGTCGAACGAATCTCGCAGAACAGGTATTGA
- a CDS encoding CvpA family protein codes for MTGFDAFALLVILASAAAGWVRGGTREIITLLSFVLAAFLALVALPLTAPIGRALMNPDWAGSITAAIGSFLLVYFGIRIFGSILSKQAQAHPTLGGIDRLIGIVVGAGRALVLLGAIHLVIVAAMPGERTPKWLSEATLRPLSAGAARAIQLILPGIGRGADAISPVVDSSVRRGFSDNNALPPTQSQPTSRPAAPE; via the coding sequence ATGACCGGCTTCGACGCCTTCGCCCTCCTGGTCATCCTCGCCTCGGCCGCGGCCGGGTGGGTGCGCGGGGGCACGCGCGAGATCATCACCCTGCTGAGCTTCGTGCTTGCGGCCTTCCTGGCCCTCGTGGCCCTGCCCCTCACTGCCCCGATCGGCCGCGCCCTGATGAACCCTGACTGGGCGGGCTCCATCACGGCGGCCATTGGCTCCTTCCTGCTCGTCTATTTCGGCATCCGCATCTTCGGCTCCATCCTGTCGAAACAGGCGCAGGCGCACCCGACGCTCGGCGGCATCGACCGGCTGATCGGGATCGTCGTCGGCGCGGGCCGCGCCCTGGTGCTGCTGGGGGCCATCCACCTGGTGATCGTCGCCGCCATGCCGGGCGAACGGACCCCGAAATGGCTCAGCGAGGCAACGCTGCGGCCCCTCAGCGCCGGTGCCGCCCGCGCCATACAGCTCATCCTGCCCGGCATCGGCCGGGGGGCCGACGCCATCAGCCCGGTCGTCGATTCATCCGTTCGCCGAGGGTTTTCGGACAATAACGCCTTGCCCCCGACCCAATCGCAGCCTACCTCGCGCCCTGCCGCCCCCGAATGA
- the purF gene encoding amidophosphoribosyltransferase, with the protein MRSLSHVIQPPVVHRAHFRDADDDHPRLECGVCGVWGAPADEASAIVALGLHALQHRGQEACGIASVNQTRFHTERHMGHVGEAFGGTDLPQRMPGTAAVGHTRYSTAGGSFLRNIQPMFADLDQGGIAIGHNGNLTNFHFLRNQLVGEGSIFQSTSDSEVILHLIARSRKAKIVDRFIDALARIEGGYALVAQTRTKMIGARDPLGIRPLVLGQLGDAWVLASETCALDTMGATFVRDVEHGEVIVIDHEGLRSLKPFPARAARPCLFEYVYFSRPDSVVNGRSVYGVRKRMGEGLAREFPIDADVVVPVPDSGVPAALGYAQASGIPYEMGIIRSHYLGRTFIQPSQGARQKGVAMKHSPNRAVIEGKRVVLIDDSIVRGTTSVKLVRAVRDAGAKEVHLRSASPPILWPDFYGIDMPERDQLIAANKTMEEMRELLEVDSLGFLSVDGLYKAMGETGRNDAAPQFTDHYFTGDYPTRLVDREIEEGGRDAIGRQLSLLVTA; encoded by the coding sequence ATGCGCAGCCTGAGCCATGTGATCCAGCCTCCGGTCGTCCACCGGGCGCATTTCCGGGACGCCGATGACGATCATCCGCGTCTGGAATGCGGCGTCTGCGGCGTCTGGGGCGCGCCCGCCGACGAGGCCTCCGCCATCGTCGCCCTGGGCCTTCATGCGCTTCAGCATCGGGGTCAGGAGGCCTGCGGCATCGCCTCGGTCAACCAGACCCGCTTTCACACCGAACGCCATATGGGCCATGTGGGCGAGGCCTTCGGCGGCACCGACCTGCCCCAGCGGATGCCGGGGACGGCGGCGGTCGGCCACACCCGCTATTCGACGGCCGGCGGCAGTTTCCTGCGCAACATCCAGCCGATGTTCGCCGATCTGGACCAGGGCGGCATCGCCATTGGCCACAATGGCAACCTGACCAATTTCCATTTCCTGCGGAACCAGTTGGTCGGCGAAGGCTCGATCTTCCAGTCGACCTCGGATTCCGAAGTCATCCTCCACCTGATCGCCCGCAGCCGTAAGGCGAAGATCGTCGATCGCTTCATCGACGCCCTGGCCCGGATCGAGGGCGGCTATGCCCTGGTCGCCCAGACGCGTACCAAGATGATCGGTGCCCGCGATCCGCTGGGCATCCGGCCGCTGGTGCTGGGGCAGCTGGGCGATGCCTGGGTGCTGGCGTCCGAGACCTGCGCCCTGGACACCATGGGCGCGACCTTCGTCCGCGACGTCGAACATGGCGAGGTCATCGTCATCGACCACGAGGGCCTGCGCTCGCTGAAGCCTTTCCCGGCCCGGGCGGCCCGACCCTGCCTGTTCGAATATGTCTATTTCTCGCGGCCCGACAGCGTCGTGAACGGCCGCTCCGTCTATGGCGTGCGCAAGCGTATGGGCGAGGGCCTGGCGCGCGAGTTTCCGATCGACGCCGATGTGGTGGTGCCGGTGCCCGACTCCGGTGTGCCGGCCGCCCTCGGCTATGCCCAGGCCAGCGGCATCCCCTATGAGATGGGCATCATCCGCAGCCACTATCTGGGCCGCACCTTCATCCAGCCCAGCCAGGGTGCCCGCCAGAAGGGCGTGGCCATGAAACACAGCCCCAACCGCGCCGTGATCGAGGGCAAGCGCGTCGTCCTGATTGACGATTCCATCGTGCGCGGCACCACCTCGGTCAAACTGGTCCGCGCCGTGCGTGACGCCGGGGCGAAGGAGGTCCACCTGCGTTCGGCCAGCCCGCCGATCCTGTGGCCCGACTTCTACGGCATCGACATGCCCGAACGGGACCAGCTGATCGCCGCCAACAAGACGATGGAAGAGATGCGCGAGCTGCTGGAGGTCGATTCCCTCGGCTTCCTGTCCGTCGACGGTCTCTATAAGGCCATGGGCGAGACGGGCCGCAACGACGCCGCCCCCCAGTTCACCGACCACTATTTCACCGGCGACTATCCGACCCGGCTGGTGGACCGGGAGATCGAGGAAGGCGGCCGCGACGCCATCGGCCGCCAGCTGTCGCTGCTGGTGACCGCATGA
- a CDS encoding VOC family protein, with protein MTNRLGYFTIDTPDLDKARAFYSALLGWTFDDANSNPTYAHVRATGAVGEVPFGLRKGERKDFPNLYIQVADVHALCARVNALGGRASMPAESETGLSAIICDDQGVSLSLWQPAPGLVD; from the coding sequence ATGACCAACCGCCTCGGCTATTTCACCATCGATACGCCCGATCTGGACAAGGCCCGGGCCTTCTATTCGGCCCTGCTGGGCTGGACCTTCGACGACGCGAACTCCAACCCGACCTATGCCCATGTCCGGGCGACGGGCGCTGTCGGAGAGGTGCCGTTCGGTCTGCGCAAGGGCGAGCGCAAGGACTTCCCGAACCTCTATATCCAGGTCGCCGACGTTCACGCCCTGTGCGCCAGGGTGAATGCGCTGGGCGGCCGCGCCTCCATGCCGGCCGAGAGCGAGACCGGCCTGTCGGCCATCATCTGCGACGATCAGGGCGTCAGCCTCAGCCTGTGGCAGCCGGCGCCCGGTCTGGTCGATTAG
- a CDS encoding SDR family NAD(P)-dependent oxidoreductase produces the protein MTSDALPLDDRIALVVGASRGIGYQAALALAVAGAHVVATARTQGGLEELDDAIYAATGRHATLVPFDLVDGGGIDRLGGAIFGRFGKLDIWVNAAATLGAQGLTPVSHIDPRGFAKIEKTNFTATYRLIRSLEPLLRGSDAARVIHLTTSLARDPKAFWGLYAATKAGAEAMMLAWGDEIESTPIRVSVLDPGRMRTQMRAQAFPGEDPQTLPHPSELGPLIVELARPDLTPPTRISFREWSADLPTAALI, from the coding sequence ATGACCTCCGACGCCCTTCCCCTGGATGACCGTATCGCCCTTGTCGTGGGGGCGTCGCGCGGCATCGGCTATCAGGCCGCCCTGGCCCTGGCCGTCGCCGGCGCGCACGTCGTGGCCACCGCCCGGACCCAGGGCGGGCTGGAGGAACTGGACGACGCCATCTATGCCGCGACCGGCCGTCACGCGACGCTGGTGCCGTTCGATCTGGTGGACGGCGGCGGCATCGATCGGCTGGGCGGGGCGATCTTCGGCCGGTTCGGCAAGCTGGACATCTGGGTCAATGCGGCGGCGACCCTGGGGGCCCAGGGCCTGACCCCCGTCAGCCACATCGACCCGCGCGGCTTCGCCAAGATCGAGAAGACCAACTTCACCGCCACATATCGGCTGATCCGGTCGCTGGAGCCCCTGCTGCGCGGCTCCGACGCCGCCCGGGTCATCCACCTGACGACCAGCCTCGCCCGCGATCCCAAGGCCTTCTGGGGTCTGTATGCCGCCACCAAGGCGGGGGCCGAGGCCATGATGCTGGCCTGGGGCGACGAGATCGAAAGCACGCCGATCCGGGTCAGTGTTCTGGACCCGGGGCGCATGCGTACCCAGATGCGCGCCCAGGCCTTCCCGGGCGAAGACCCCCAGACCCTGCCCCATCCGTCCGAGCTGGGACCCCTGATCGTCGAACTGGCGCGTCCGGACCTGACGCCACCGACGCGCATCAGCTTCAGGGAATGGTCGGCCGACCTGCCGACCGCCGCGCTGATCTAG
- a CDS encoding NAD(P)/FAD-dependent oxidoreductase: MTGFDFDAVVVGAGAVGLACGRALSKRGQSVLVLEKEPHIGQGVSSRNSEVIHGGLYYPTGSLKARFCVEGRRALYGWLDSHKIDHRKCGKLVVATEDDEVGLIERIFEQATVNGVEGLEHLSGEQARALEPALNARAAILSPESGIFASHDYMLSLQGEIEDAGGSVVVSTPFERAEPLPGGGFRIKAGGEGGASLTTRLLVTAPGLSAQAVAARIEGFPADRIPAGHFGKGVYFRLTGKAPFDRLIYPPPIAGALGTHYRKDLGGQAVFGPDLEYVTTEDYAVDPARAEAFATYIRRFWPGLPDDALTPDYAGIRPKLHGPGEPQPDFQLDGVEVHGLPGLMALFGIESPGLTSSLAIGEAVAGRLLA; this comes from the coding sequence TTGACCGGGTTCGACTTCGACGCCGTCGTGGTGGGAGCCGGGGCCGTGGGCCTCGCCTGCGGCCGGGCGCTTTCGAAGCGGGGACAGAGCGTGCTCGTCCTCGAAAAGGAACCGCACATCGGCCAGGGCGTGTCGTCGCGGAACTCCGAGGTCATCCACGGTGGCCTCTACTATCCGACCGGGTCACTGAAGGCGCGGTTCTGCGTCGAGGGGCGGCGGGCGCTGTATGGCTGGCTGGACAGCCACAAGATCGATCATCGCAAATGCGGCAAGCTGGTCGTGGCCACCGAGGACGACGAGGTCGGCCTGATCGAGCGCATCTTCGAACAGGCGACGGTCAACGGCGTCGAGGGGCTGGAGCATCTGAGCGGCGAACAGGCCCGGGCGCTGGAGCCGGCCCTCAATGCCCGCGCCGCCATTCTGTCGCCCGAGAGTGGCATCTTTGCCAGCCACGACTATATGCTGTCGCTACAGGGCGAGATCGAGGACGCAGGGGGGTCTGTCGTCGTCTCGACGCCGTTCGAGCGGGCCGAACCCCTGCCGGGCGGCGGTTTCCGGATCAAGGCAGGGGGCGAGGGCGGTGCCAGCCTGACCACCCGGCTGCTGGTCACCGCGCCCGGCCTTTCGGCGCAGGCCGTCGCGGCCCGGATCGAGGGCTTTCCGGCGGATCGCATTCCGGCGGGTCATTTCGGCAAGGGGGTCTATTTCCGTCTGACGGGCAAGGCGCCGTTCGACCGGCTGATCTATCCGCCGCCGATCGCGGGGGCGCTGGGCACCCATTATCGCAAGGACCTGGGCGGGCAGGCCGTGTTCGGGCCGGACCTCGAATACGTCACGACCGAGGACTATGCCGTCGATCCCGCCAGGGCCGAGGCGTTCGCGACCTATATCCGCCGCTTCTGGCCCGGCCTGCCCGACGACGCCCTGACGCCCGACTATGCCGGTATCCGGCCCAAACTGCACGGACCGGGCGAGCCCCAGCCCGACTTCCAGCTGGATGGCGTCGAGGTGCATGGCCTGCCGGGCCTGATGGCCCTGTTCGGCATCGAAAGTCCGGGCCTGACCAGTTCTCTGGCGATCGGCGAGGCCGTGGCCGGGCGTCTGCTGGCCTAG
- a CDS encoding type II toxin-antitoxin system RatA family toxin produces the protein MAIHRVTRHLPYTPAQLAGLVADVEAYPRFVKWVTSMRVWNRRQEAPGVDLLDAEASVGFSFLKERFSTWVRHDRNAPLVEVGLLRGPFRHLKNRWEFHPDPGGTRLEFMIDFAFKSPLLNAALQANFDRAVSMLIGSFEAEAARRFGPRP, from the coding sequence TTGGCCATCCATCGCGTCACCCGTCATCTGCCCTACACCCCCGCCCAGCTCGCCGGGCTGGTCGCGGACGTGGAGGCCTATCCGCGCTTCGTGAAATGGGTGACCTCGATGCGGGTCTGGAACCGGCGGCAGGAGGCCCCCGGCGTCGATCTTCTGGATGCGGAGGCCTCGGTCGGGTTCTCGTTCCTGAAGGAGCGGTTCTCGACCTGGGTGCGGCATGACCGGAATGCGCCGCTGGTCGAGGTCGGGCTTTTGCGCGGTCCGTTCCGGCACCTGAAGAACCGCTGGGAGTTCCATCCGGACCCCGGGGGCACGCGGCTGGAGTTCATGATCGACTTCGCCTTCAAATCCCCGCTGCTGAACGCGGCCCTGCAGGCCAATTTCGATCGGGCGGTGTCGATGCTGATCGGATCGTTCGAGGCGGAGGCCGCGCGGCGGTTCGGGCCCAGACCTTGA